From Thermostichus vulcanus str. 'Rupite':
AGCTCGGGTCTTGCTTTGATGAAACAAACTTTGTAGTTTCATTAACGTCCTCATCATTTAGATGTCTTTAGGAGTAGTCCAGATGACCATAGCGGTAGGACGCGTGCGTCAGGAGCGAGGATGGTTCGACATCGTCGACGACTGGCTCAAGCGCGACAGATTTGTGTTTATCGGCTGGTCCGGGCTGTTGCTGTTTCCCTGTGCCTACTTGGCCTTGGGGGGCTGGCTGACCGGCACCACCTTTGTGACCTCCTGGTACACCCACGGGTTGGCCAGTTCCTACTTGGAGGGGGCCAACTTTCTGACGGTGGCAGTTTCCACGCCTGCCGACAGCATGGGCCACAGCCTGTTGCTGTTGTGGGGCCCGGAAGCGCAAGGGGACTTCACCCGTTGGTGCCAAATCGGGGGTCTGTGGACCTTTGTGGCTTTGCACGGAGCCTTTGGCCTGATTGGCTTCATGCTGCGGCAATTTGAGATTGCCCGCTTGGTGGGGGTACGGCCCTACAACGCCATCGCCTTCAGCGCGCCGATTGCGGTGTTTGTGAGCGTGTTTTTGATTTATCCCTTGGGGCAGAGCAGCTGGTTTTTTGCCCCCAGCTTTGGGGTTGCGGGGATTTTCCGGTTTCTGCTGTTTTTCCAAGGGTTCCACAACTGGACCTTGAACCCGTTCCACATGATGGGAGTAGCGGGTGTGCTGGGAGGAGCGCTGCTGTGTGCCATTCATGGGGCGACGGTGGAGAACACGTTGTTCCGGGATGGGGAAGGGGCGAGCACCTTCCGGGCGTTTGAACCGACGCAAGCGGAAGAGACCTATTCGATGGTGACGGCGAACCGGTTTTGGAGCCAGATATTTGGGATTGCGTTTTCCAACAAGCGGTGGCTGCACTTTTTCATGTTGTTTGTGCCGGTGACGGGTCTGTGGATGGCCAGCATTGGGGTTGTGGGGTTGGCGTTGAACCTGCGGGCGTATGACTTTATCAGTCAGGAGACGCGGGCGGCGGAGGACCCTGAGTTTGAGACGTTCTACACGAAGAACATCTTGTTGAACGAGGGGATCCGGGCCTGGATGGCGCCGCAGGACCAGCCGCATGAGCGCTTTGAGTTCCCTGAAGAGGTGCTCCCCCGCGGCAATGCTCTGTAAGTGGAGTGTGCTTCTTGTGTAAACGCTTGGGTTTTTCTGGATCCCTTGCATGAGTGTTGAAGATCGGGCGCTTGCCTGTTTTGGGTGGGCGCTCGACGATAAACAAAACCCTTTTTTCTATCAACTGTTGCAGTTTTTGGGAGGCTGGCCTCAGTGACCTCAACGACGTTTAGTTCTGCAGCGATGCAAGACCGCACCCAGGGTGGATTTGCCTGGTGGGCGGGTAATGCACGCTTGATCAACCTTTCTGGTCGGCTTTTGGGTGCCCATGTAGCCCATGCTGGCTTGATCGTCTTCTGGGCGGGGGCGATGCTGCTTTTCGAAGTGGCTCACTTCACCCCGGATCGGCCCATGTATGAGCAGGGTCTGATCCTGATGCCCCACGTGGCAACCTTGGGTTGGGGCGTTGGCCCTGGCGGCGAAGTTGTCGATACGTTTCCTTACTTTGTGATCGGTGTGCTGCACCTGATTTCCAGCGCAGTGCTGGGTCTGGGTGGCATTTACCACGCAGTGCGTGGCCCGGAAACCTTGGAGCAATCCTATCCGTTTTTTGGCTACGACTGGAAAGATAAAAACAAGATGACCACCATCATCGGCATTCACCTGATCCTGCTGGGCTTGGGTGCTTTCCTGTTGGTGGCGAAGGCCGTTTGGTTCGGTGGTGTCTACGATACCTGGGCTCCTGGTGGTGGCGATGTGCGGGTGATCACCAACCCGACCTTGAACCCCGCAGTGATTTTCGGCTATTTGGTGAAGTCTCCCTTTGGTGGTGAAGGCTGGATTGTCAGCGTTGACAACATGGAAGACGTGATCGGTGGCCACATTTACATCGGCATCATCTGCATTGCCGGTGGAATTTGGCACATTCTCACAAAGCCCTTTGGCTGGGCTCGCCGCGCCTTCATCTGGTCCGGGGAGGCCTACCTCTCCTACAGCCTGGCGGCGGTTTCCTTGATGAGCTTCATCGCCACCTGCTTCATCTGGTTCAACAACACCGTTTACCCAAGCGAGTTCTACGGCCCAACTGGCCCGGAAGCCTCTCAAGCACAGGCCCTTACTTTCATTGTTCGTGACCAACGCTTAGGGGCCAACATCAGCCAGGCCCAAGGTCCCACCGGTTTGGGTAAATACCTGATGCGCTCGCCCACGGGTGAGATCATCTTCGGGGGTGAAACCATGCGCTTCTGGGATGTACGTGCACCTTGGAAAGAGCCCCTCTTAGGCCCGAATGGCTTGGACTTGGATAAGCTCAAGAACGACATTCAACCCTGGCAAGCTCGCCGTGCTGTGGAATACATGACCCATGCGCCGCTGGGATCCCTGAACTCCGTGGGCGGTGTGGCTACCGAGATCAACACGGTGAACTTCACCAGTCCCCGCACTTGGTTGGCGGCTCACAACTTCATTCTGGGCTTCTTGTTCTTTGTCGGGCACCTCTGGCATGCCGGTCGGGCTCGGGCGGCGGCGGCTGGTTTTGAGAAAGGCTTGGATCGCGAAAGCGAACCGGTCTACAAGATGAAGCCGTTGCGTTAATTGGCCTCACGGCTTTGAATTTGAAGAGTATCTGAGTCTCTTCGATCTTTGAAAAAGATCCTTCTGGCCCCTACGGGGGCTTTTTTTTATGGGCTGCTGCCGACAAGAGGATCCCTGGCTGGGGCATTTCGGAGGGGAAGGGGGTGCAGTAGACTGAGGAGCGCTACATTCTGCAATGGCTCATGCACAAGATCCCCGTGACTGTGATCACCGGATTTTTGGGATCCGGCAAAACCACCCTGATCCGTCACCTCTTACAAAACCCGGAAGGCCGTCGCATCGCTGTGATTGTCAATGAGTTTGGCGAGATCGGGATTGATGGTGAGCTGCTCCAGGATTGCCAAATCTGCGAAGAAGCGGGATCCCCAACTGCTCCTGCCCCAATTTTGGAATTGGCCAATGGCTGTCTCTGCTGCACGGTGCAAGAAGAGTTTTTGCCTACCATGGAAACCCTGCTGCAACGACGGGAAGACTTGGACTGTATCGTGATCGAAACCTCTGGATTGGCACTGCCCAAACCCTTGGTGCAAGCCTTCCGCTGGCCTACGCTTCGCACCGGAGCAACTGTAGATGGAGTCATTACGGTGGTGGATTGCCAAGGCCTGGCCTCTGGACACTGGGTGGGGGATCTGGCGGCGTTGGAAGCCCAACGGCAAGCGGATGAAAGTTTGGATCATGACACCCCGATTGAGGAACTCTTTGAGGATCAGCTGGCTTGTGCGGATTTGGTGTTGTTGACCAAGGTGGATCAGGTGAGTGACTCAGAACGCGCCCAAGTGGAACGGTGGCTGCGCCAAGAGCTGCCCGCCGGGATCCAGGTGATTCCCTGCCAACAGGGCCAGATCGCGGCGGAGGTGCTGCTGGGCTTTGGTGCAGGTGTAGAAGACCAGATAGACCAACGCCCCAGCCATCACGACCACGAAGCCGATCACGACCACGAAGCCTTCGACTCCCTGCATCTCACCCTGCCGCCCGTCTCGGAGCCAGACGCTTTAATCGCCCAATTGCGGCAACTGACCAAAACAGAATGTCTGTACCGCGTCAAGGGCTTTGTGGCAGTGACTGCTAAACCCATGCGGATGGTACTCCAGGGGGTGGGATCCCGATTGGAAACCTACTACGATCGCCCCTGGCGCACAGACGAGCTGCGGCAAACTCGCTTGGTATTGATCGGACAACATCTTGACCGGGAGCGGATTCAAGCTCAGCTTCAGCCCCTACCCATGGGTTGAAAGATTCAGCATCCCCCCCTCCAACCGATATCGCTCCTAGAGGTACGCCTCCAGTAACGTAGCCACCGTCGGAAACTGGGAAACCATGCCCAAACTTTCCGGAGAAACTGCCGGATAGACAAAATGTCGATGCTGCAAGCAATACTCATCCCATTCCGAAAGCTGTACCCGAAACAAAAAGGCCAACGACCGAAACAACCGCACCGGCAGAGGCAGGCGAAAATAGATGGGTTTTTTGTAGTAGGCACACACCTGCTCTACACACTGGTTAAGGGACAAAGGGGGATTACCGAGCACCCAATCGCCACCCCCAGGCGGATGAGCGACCCAATGGGCCACCATCTGGGCAATATCGGCAGCATGGATAAAGTGAAAGCTGGCATCGACCCTCAAAAAGCGGATGAGATCCAACCAGCGGAACACATCCTTGAGGCCGCCAGTGATATGAGAGTAGGGATGATAGGGGCTACCGCCAAACAACAGGGTGGGATAAAGGGTGAGCATGCGTTCCGGCCAAAAGCAGCTTTCCTGCCGGCGCATTAACATGTCGTACTTGCTGCGGATGTAGTCGGTGCCTGCCCGTCCCGCTACGGCCAACGGTTCGAGGGCATGGTTCAGGAGGCTGGCGGTGGAAAAGTAGATCACCTGCTGACAGCGATCCGGATCCAGTAAACTCAGCAACTCCAACGTATGGGTGACGTTGACCCCCCAAGCCGCCGTGGGATCCCCCCAAGCCGCAGCCATGTGAATCAAC
This genomic window contains:
- the psbD gene encoding photosystem II D2 protein (photosystem q(a) protein); this encodes MTIAVGRVRQERGWFDIVDDWLKRDRFVFIGWSGLLLFPCAYLALGGWLTGTTFVTSWYTHGLASSYLEGANFLTVAVSTPADSMGHSLLLLWGPEAQGDFTRWCQIGGLWTFVALHGAFGLIGFMLRQFEIARLVGVRPYNAIAFSAPIAVFVSVFLIYPLGQSSWFFAPSFGVAGIFRFLLFFQGFHNWTLNPFHMMGVAGVLGGALLCAIHGATVENTLFRDGEGASTFRAFEPTQAEETYSMVTANRFWSQIFGIAFSNKRWLHFFMLFVPVTGLWMASIGVVGLALNLRAYDFISQETRAAEDPEFETFYTKNILLNEGIRAWMAPQDQPHERFEFPEEVLPRGNAL
- the psbC gene encoding photosystem II reaction center protein CP43, with the protein product MQDRTQGGFAWWAGNARLINLSGRLLGAHVAHAGLIVFWAGAMLLFEVAHFTPDRPMYEQGLILMPHVATLGWGVGPGGEVVDTFPYFVIGVLHLISSAVLGLGGIYHAVRGPETLEQSYPFFGYDWKDKNKMTTIIGIHLILLGLGAFLLVAKAVWFGGVYDTWAPGGGDVRVITNPTLNPAVIFGYLVKSPFGGEGWIVSVDNMEDVIGGHIYIGIICIAGGIWHILTKPFGWARRAFIWSGEAYLSYSLAAVSLMSFIATCFIWFNNTVYPSEFYGPTGPEASQAQALTFIVRDQRLGANISQAQGPTGLGKYLMRSPTGEIIFGGETMRFWDVRAPWKEPLLGPNGLDLDKLKNDIQPWQARRAVEYMTHAPLGSLNSVGGVATEINTVNFTSPRTWLAAHNFILGFLFFVGHLWHAGRARAAAAGFEKGLDRESEPVYKMKPLR
- the cobW gene encoding cobalamin biosynthesis protein CobW; the encoded protein is MHKIPVTVITGFLGSGKTTLIRHLLQNPEGRRIAVIVNEFGEIGIDGELLQDCQICEEAGSPTAPAPILELANGCLCCTVQEEFLPTMETLLQRREDLDCIVIETSGLALPKPLVQAFRWPTLRTGATVDGVITVVDCQGLASGHWVGDLAALEAQRQADESLDHDTPIEELFEDQLACADLVLLTKVDQVSDSERAQVERWLRQELPAGIQVIPCQQGQIAAEVLLGFGAGVEDQIDQRPSHHDHEADHDHEAFDSLHLTLPPVSEPDALIAQLRQLTKTECLYRVKGFVAVTAKPMRMVLQGVGSRLETYYDRPWRTDELRQTRLVLIGQHLDRERIQAQLQPLPMG
- a CDS encoding NAD-dependent epimerase/dehydratase family protein translates to MRNLFLTGASGCLGHYVLERLAQEMDPAHPDRPAYHLYALIREPNRLRLPLDRFPAPITLVPGDLMRIREQAALLRQMDGLIHMAAAWGDPTAAWGVNVTHTLELLSLLDPDRCQQVIYFSTASLLNHALEPLAVAGRAGTDYIRSKYDMLMRRQESCFWPERMLTLYPTLLFGGSPYHPYSHITGGLKDVFRWLDLIRFLRVDASFHFIHAADIAQMVAHWVAHPPGGGDWVLGNPPLSLNQCVEQVCAYYKKPIYFRLPLPVRLFRSLAFLFRVQLSEWDEYCLQHRHFVYPAVSPESLGMVSQFPTVATLLEAYL